In Gemmatimonadota bacterium, the following are encoded in one genomic region:
- a CDS encoding Gfo/Idh/MocA family oxidoreductase, which produces AKKHMLIEKPMSLTGPEAEEMVQAARDNGVVLTMHHNRHYDRDYCLVKHAVLDGAVGEIVSLENRTMGARPAVGFGVPDYNQQWRVTAAAGGGTLLDFGPHWVEQIIDLMSGHKVVSVFADVRHTKWGDSDDLFDIVMVFDNGVRARAAKADISFYSLPYKWVVLGTEATLVCERGGGGEVTVYGEDSEEVRTDAVPRENLHANIARHLREGEELIITAEHGLRVMQVLHAARESGASGKSVDVEI; this is translated from the coding sequence CGGCGAAGAAGCACATGCTGATTGAAAAGCCGATGTCACTGACCGGGCCAGAGGCCGAGGAGATGGTGCAGGCTGCCAGAGATAATGGCGTAGTGTTGACGATGCACCACAACCGGCATTATGATCGCGATTATTGTTTGGTGAAGCACGCGGTTTTAGATGGCGCGGTTGGCGAGATTGTTTCGCTTGAGAATCGCACGATGGGGGCGCGTCCTGCAGTGGGTTTTGGCGTGCCCGATTACAATCAGCAATGGCGCGTGACAGCCGCGGCAGGTGGGGGAACTTTGCTGGATTTTGGACCGCACTGGGTCGAGCAGATTATCGATTTGATGTCGGGGCACAAGGTGGTATCGGTATTTGCCGATGTGCGGCATACAAAGTGGGGCGATTCGGACGATTTGTTTGATATTGTGATGGTGTTTGACAATGGGGTGCGCGCGCGTGCTGCCAAGGCGGATATTTCTTTTTATTCCCTGCCGTATAAGTGGGTTGTTCTGGGCACGGAAGCCACGCTTGTGTGTGAACGTGGAGGCGGTGGCGAGGTGACGGTTTATGGTGAAGATTCTGAGGAAGTGCGTACCGATGCGGTACCGCGCGAAAATCTGCACGCGAATATTGCGCGGCATTTGCGCGAGGGTGAGGAGTTGATTATTACCGCGGAGCACGGTTTGCGGGTGATGCAGGTGTTGCACGCCGCACGCGAGTCGGGAGCTTCTGGCAAGAGTGTGGATGTGGAGATTTAA